One genomic segment of Ignavibacteriales bacterium includes these proteins:
- a CDS encoding phosphatase PAP2 family protein: MIKKLKNRFILIKVIIFSLAVICNVKPMYSQSPEKETTFHPYHVNYWVTGAVIGVGLSANYLGGAWVFQKPEMSLLELQALNKGAINSIDSWALKQDPYSRDAFTNYSNFLLASTVVLPVFLMFDKQIRQDWLDVLLMYVETMSITPNIYEWTPLGVNFQNRVRPLAYYDQLTYGERKSGDNRNSFYSGHTAVVAASTFFMAKVYIDYNPGMGDNKYLLYGAATILPLLEGYYRVKALRHFPSDIIVGIGVGALCGILIPELHRFRDKNISLGLYSSSIATGIAIKWQPDFLK, translated from the coding sequence ATGATAAAAAAGTTAAAGAATCGGTTTATTCTTATTAAGGTCATAATCTTTTCGTTGGCTGTTATCTGCAATGTGAAACCGATGTATTCGCAGTCTCCGGAAAAGGAGACTACATTTCATCCGTACCATGTAAATTATTGGGTAACAGGGGCTGTCATCGGTGTTGGATTGTCGGCAAATTACCTGGGAGGAGCATGGGTATTTCAGAAACCAGAGATGTCTCTATTAGAACTACAGGCATTGAACAAAGGTGCTATAAACAGTATCGATAGCTGGGCTTTAAAGCAAGATCCATATAGTAGGGACGCCTTCACTAACTATTCAAATTTTCTCCTTGCGTCTACCGTTGTTCTTCCGGTTTTCCTTATGTTTGATAAACAGATCAGGCAGGATTGGCTTGACGTGCTACTCATGTATGTGGAAACAATGTCTATCACACCTAATATTTATGAATGGACTCCTCTCGGGGTTAATTTTCAAAATAGAGTTCGACCTCTTGCTTACTATGATCAACTTACTTATGGGGAGAGAAAATCAGGCGATAACCGGAATTCATTCTACAGCGGCCATACTGCCGTTGTCGCGGCATCCACTTTCTTTATGGCAAAAGTCTACATTGATTACAATCCTGGAATGGGAGACAATAAATATCTTTTATACGGTGCAGCGACAATTCTTCCTCTCCTTGAGGGATATTATAGAGTGAAAGCGCTCAGGCATTTTCCTTCCGATATAATAGTTGGCATAGGAGTAGGGGCATTGTGCGGCATCCTTATTCCCGAACTTCATCGTTTCAGGGACAAAAACATCTCATTAGGATTGTATTCTTCATCCATAGCAACAGGGATAGCCATAAAATGGCAGCCGGATTTTTTAAAATAG
- a CDS encoding CDP-alcohol phosphatidyltransferase family protein, producing the protein MNPQVSKNIHVFEQPADRGINHKRTVIFKQLRALRWPDMLTLLGLLCVSFSVYFSFKGFLGIAYVLILLQFLLDYFDGKLARAIGGGVLGVYLDSFTDFMAVAASVVFGWFVGITGTAMLIAGFLNDGAASIRLAYFTSYKQKGFTGIPTVLAASAVSTIAFLGYFFVQEYLVWFVIFYFISAIAMISDLRLKKI; encoded by the coding sequence TTGAATCCGCAGGTAAGCAAGAACATACATGTTTTTGAACAACCTGCGGATAGGGGGATCAATCACAAAAGAACCGTGATTTTTAAACAGCTTCGTGCATTGCGTTGGCCGGATATGCTTACTCTTCTTGGTCTTCTGTGTGTTTCTTTTTCAGTCTATTTTTCTTTCAAAGGATTTTTAGGAATTGCATACGTTCTTATCCTATTGCAATTCCTCTTAGATTATTTTGATGGAAAGTTAGCAAGAGCGATTGGCGGAGGAGTGCTGGGTGTTTACCTGGATAGTTTTACGGATTTTATGGCAGTGGCTGCCTCGGTAGTTTTTGGTTGGTTTGTAGGGATAACCGGTACTGCTATGCTCATCGCCGGATTCTTAAATGACGGCGCAGCATCAATACGATTGGCGTATTTCACGTCATATAAACAAAAGGGGTTCACAGGTATTCCGACTGTTCTAGCCGCTTCAGCAGTCTCGACGATTGCTTTCCTTGGATATTTCTTTGTCCAAGAATATCTCGTTTGGTTTGTGATTTTTTATTTCATCTCGGCAATTGCAATGATTTCTGATTTGAGACTTAAGAAAATATAA
- a CDS encoding phosphatase PAP2 family protein has protein sequence MIKMSKSRFILIKVIIFSLAVIGMVKPLYSQSPVRDTTFHPYHVNYWVTGGIFIVGVPLIMIGAPLVANKSPLTNAEIDALDRNNFTAIDRWALRLDPSKMSYYANFSDNVLAGIIMLPALTLFDHNIRQDWLDIAMMYAETQIIVNNIYLYSPFGPLFQNKYRPAVYYDELGTSGTRMTSWNRSSFYSGHVASAAAASFFTAKIVCDYYPELGWKKYLLYGAAAIPPLIEGYLRMKALDHFPSDILVGLGVGALCGIVIPEIHRIKFENVSVGLYSSYEGTGISLKWQPDFGK, from the coding sequence ATGATAAAAATGTCAAAGAGCCGGTTTATTCTTATAAAGGTCATCATCTTTTCGTTGGCTGTTATCGGTATGGTAAAGCCACTGTATTCGCAGTCTCCGGTAAGGGATACTACATTTCATCCGTACCATGTTAATTACTGGGTAACAGGTGGTATCTTCATCGTGGGAGTTCCGTTAATAATGATTGGGGCACCCTTGGTAGCGAATAAATCGCCCTTGACAAATGCAGAAATAGATGCATTAGACAGAAATAATTTTACCGCAATTGACCGTTGGGCTTTGAGACTCGATCCATCGAAAATGAGTTACTATGCAAATTTTTCTGATAATGTGCTTGCTGGTATAATCATGCTTCCGGCGCTCACACTGTTCGATCACAACATCAGGCAGGATTGGTTGGACATAGCGATGATGTATGCGGAGACCCAAATAATTGTCAACAACATATATCTTTATAGTCCTTTCGGGCCGCTTTTTCAAAATAAATATCGTCCTGCTGTGTACTACGATGAGCTCGGTACCAGTGGCACGAGAATGACAAGCTGGAACCGGAGTTCATTTTACAGCGGCCATGTTGCATCTGCCGCAGCGGCATCTTTCTTTACCGCAAAGATAGTTTGTGATTACTATCCGGAATTAGGATGGAAGAAATATCTTCTCTATGGCGCGGCGGCAATACCGCCTCTTATCGAGGGATATCTAAGAATGAAAGCACTTGATCATTTTCCATCCGATATATTAGTGGGGCTTGGAGTAGGAGCATTATGCGGCATAGTAATCCCAGAAATTCATCGTATCAAATTTGAGAACGTTTCAGTGGGATTATATTCTTCTTATGAAGGAACTGGAATAAGTTTGAAATGGCAGCCTGATTTTGGAAAATAG